One genomic window of Sporosarcina ureae includes the following:
- a CDS encoding M3 family oligoendopeptidase, whose product MLTFEEYEYTRPDIEKLQTEFKTALEQFKQANSFEDQAAIMEHINMLTSDYSTAENIMYIRSSIDTNDKFYQDERDYFDETGPQFQALQSDYYQAVISTPFRAQLEDKWGPQLFKLAENAIRSYSDEVLPLLQQENKLVSEYSNLVASAQIEFQGETLTLAQLGPFKESLDRSVRKDAMNATADFYASNEVHFDRIFDRLVAVRHEIATTLGFKNFTELGYIRMDRIGYDVHMMEHFRNQIRTHVVPLAEKIRGMQRRRIGISEMKFYDEPLHYPEGNPQPKGSPEWILENGQKMYQELSRETGRFFDYMKRKNLLDLVAKKGKEAGGYCTFIDNYDSPFIFSNFNGTSGDIDVLTHEAGHAFQVYSSRSIGIPEYIWPTTEAAEIHSMSMEFFTWFWMDRFFGSDAERYRYAHLLESVLFLPYGVAVDEFQQRIYDHPDMTPSERKAVWKDLETIYLPNRDYDGHPYLEQGGFWQRQGHIYEVPFYYIDYALAQICALQFWQRSLDDFDGAWTDYLALCQLGGSKSFLELVATAHLKSPFEDGTVESIMDFVSDWLVEHKIF is encoded by the coding sequence ATGCTTACTTTTGAAGAGTATGAGTATACTCGCCCGGATATCGAAAAACTGCAAACAGAATTCAAGACTGCACTTGAACAGTTTAAACAAGCAAACTCATTTGAAGATCAAGCCGCAATAATGGAGCATATAAACATGTTGACGAGTGATTACAGTACAGCAGAAAACATCATGTATATCCGTTCTTCGATTGATACGAATGATAAATTTTATCAAGATGAACGGGATTATTTTGATGAGACTGGTCCTCAATTTCAAGCTTTGCAAAGCGATTATTACCAAGCTGTAATCTCTACGCCTTTTCGAGCACAATTAGAAGATAAATGGGGCCCACAGCTATTTAAGCTTGCGGAAAATGCCATTCGTTCGTATTCAGATGAAGTCTTGCCTCTTTTACAGCAAGAAAACAAATTAGTTTCCGAATACTCCAACCTCGTCGCTTCAGCACAAATCGAGTTTCAAGGTGAAACGCTGACATTGGCACAACTTGGACCATTTAAAGAGTCACTTGATCGCTCGGTTAGAAAAGATGCTATGAACGCCACTGCTGACTTTTACGCGTCAAATGAAGTTCATTTTGATAGAATTTTTGATCGTCTCGTTGCAGTACGTCATGAAATCGCTACAACACTCGGATTTAAAAATTTTACAGAACTAGGATATATTCGTATGGACCGGATCGGCTATGATGTACATATGATGGAACACTTCCGAAATCAGATTCGGACACATGTAGTGCCATTAGCTGAGAAGATTCGAGGTATGCAAAGGCGACGAATAGGGATTTCTGAAATGAAGTTCTATGATGAACCATTGCATTACCCCGAGGGAAACCCTCAACCTAAAGGTTCCCCTGAATGGATTTTGGAAAATGGGCAAAAAATGTATCAAGAGCTATCGCGTGAAACCGGACGTTTTTTTGATTATATGAAACGTAAAAACTTATTGGATTTGGTGGCAAAAAAAGGCAAAGAGGCTGGCGGCTACTGTACATTTATAGATAATTATGATTCTCCGTTCATCTTCTCTAACTTTAATGGAACTTCAGGTGATATTGACGTGTTGACGCACGAAGCAGGCCATGCATTCCAAGTATATTCAAGCCGTTCGATTGGCATCCCCGAATACATTTGGCCAACGACTGAAGCTGCAGAAATTCATTCCATGAGTATGGAGTTTTTCACTTGGTTTTGGATGGATCGCTTTTTTGGTAGCGATGCAGAACGTTATCGTTATGCACATTTACTTGAAAGTGTATTGTTTTTACCATATGGAGTTGCGGTAGATGAGTTTCAGCAACGCATCTATGACCATCCTGACATGACACCAAGTGAACGTAAAGCGGTATGGAAAGATCTTGAAACCATTTATTTACCTAATCGGGATTATGATGGACATCCCTATTTAGAACAAGGTGGTTTTTGGCAGAGACAAGGTCATATCTATGAAGTGCCGTTTTATTATATTGATTATGCTTTGGCACAAATCTGTGCGCTCCAATTTTGGCAACGATCCTTAGATGACTTCGATGGTGCATGGACGGATTATTTGGCACTGTGTCAATTAGGCGGAAGTAAATCATTTTTAGAGCTTGTTGCAACGGCACACTTGAAGTCACCATTTGAAGATGGGACGGTTGAGTCAATCATGGATTTCGTTAGTGATTGGCTAGTTGAACATAAGATCTTTTGA
- a CDS encoding GGDEF domain-containing protein — protein sequence MDKNFRIKLTGILISFTLLLSLIIVIADYVRLKKNVEMGLEIQIQMAEDEIITSLVTIDKVYNLLDIERAEKMKEYSYSLLEKYEKQPNFLKWDFQALKAESGMDIFIIDKNNEVIASSYTPDIGLNFNECCARFSSLLTERRELGIFSHDALDIQQETGEFKKFSYMPTPDKNYIIELGYYLEDKLVFKEFNFLDTMSRLESENEQIKSVNVYNYLGLLLGEREIGKEEKINPSRKAVFEASYKNFEIKETTVKEEGKLITYRYIPYKADTVPGLSTNRVVEIAYHDVPFSRVLTSYRNQFLFQTVAISIITIILSIVLAKMIAKPVHLAFHDVLTGLKNRAAFEDAAVKWLHQKRGPLQFMIIDLDNFKSVNDSLGHGEGDKLLVRAAKIIDKESGKDQLAARIGGDEFVVLFSRMTIDEVTERANSMLEAMRESFSYLENDHIHLSISIGIAIAEKTDTIHTLYHKADLALYDSKKKGKDQYSLYHAVES from the coding sequence GTGGATAAGAATTTTCGTATAAAGTTAACGGGTATCCTGATTTCTTTCACGTTGCTTTTGTCATTGATTATTGTCATAGCAGATTATGTTCGACTGAAAAAGAACGTGGAAATGGGTTTAGAAATACAAATTCAAATGGCGGAAGATGAAATCATAACAAGTCTTGTCACAATCGATAAAGTATATAATCTACTAGATATTGAACGCGCAGAAAAAATGAAAGAATACTCATACAGCTTACTCGAAAAATACGAAAAACAACCTAATTTTTTAAAATGGGATTTTCAAGCTTTGAAAGCAGAAAGCGGTATGGATATCTTTATTATTGATAAAAACAACGAAGTGATTGCAAGCAGTTATACACCCGATATAGGATTGAATTTTAATGAATGTTGCGCGAGATTCAGCTCTTTATTAACGGAACGAAGGGAACTTGGCATATTTTCTCACGATGCACTTGATATTCAACAGGAAACAGGAGAATTTAAGAAATTCAGTTATATGCCAACGCCGGATAAGAATTACATAATTGAGTTGGGGTATTACTTGGAAGATAAACTGGTCTTTAAGGAATTCAACTTTTTAGATACGATGAGTAGATTAGAAAGTGAAAACGAACAGATTAAGTCAGTGAATGTATATAATTATTTAGGTTTATTGTTAGGGGAGCGAGAGATAGGCAAAGAAGAGAAAATCAATCCTTCCAGAAAAGCGGTTTTCGAAGCATCCTATAAAAACTTTGAAATTAAAGAAACAACTGTTAAAGAAGAAGGCAAACTCATAACCTATAGATACATACCATATAAAGCGGATACAGTACCTGGATTATCTACTAATAGGGTAGTCGAAATTGCGTATCATGATGTACCTTTTTCAAGAGTTCTAACTTCGTACCGTAATCAATTTCTATTCCAAACGGTAGCGATCTCTATCATCACAATTATCTTGTCCATTGTTCTTGCTAAAATGATCGCAAAACCTGTTCATCTTGCATTCCATGATGTATTGACAGGATTAAAGAACAGGGCGGCATTTGAAGATGCCGCAGTAAAATGGCTTCATCAAAAAAGAGGTCCATTACAGTTCATGATTATTGATTTAGATAATTTCAAATCCGTAAATGATTCTTTAGGGCATGGAGAAGGCGATAAATTATTAGTCCGAGCCGCAAAAATTATTGATAAAGAAAGCGGAAAAGATCAGTTGGCCGCTCGAATCGGCGGTGATGAGTTTGTGGTTCTGTTTTCACGCATGACTATCGATGAAGTCACAGAACGGGCGAACAGTATGCTTGAAGCAATGAGAGAGTCATTCAGCTATTTGGAAAATGATCATATTCATTTATCTATCAGTATTGGAATTGCAATAGCGGAAAAGACAGATACTATTCATACACTTTATCATAAAGCCGATCTCGCTTTATACGATTCGAAGAAAAAAGGCAAAGATCAATATTCTTTATACCACGCGGTTGAGTCCTAA
- a CDS encoding formate--tetrahydrofolate ligase — translation MQPIENIADKAGIPLDALERYGKYKAKINVDLIPKNTSQAKVVLVTATSPTPAGEGKSTVTVGLGDALSRLGKKTMIALREPSLGPVMGVKGGATGGGFSQVLPMEDINLHFTGDLHAITTVNNALSAMIDNHLHQGNMLHIDPRRITWKRVMDMNDRALRHVTIGLGGPSQGVPREEGFDITVASEIMAVFCLATSLQDLKERLSEIVIGYTYEKEAVTVRDLGVEGALTLLLKDAFKPNLVQTIEGTPALIHGGPFANIAHGCNSLIATNTARNLADYVVTEAGFGSDLGAEKFMDIKARIGKFQPDAIVLVTTIRALKMHGGVAKQELKAENSQAVEKGLVNLEKHIETILSFGVQPVVALNHFVGDSDSELQIVQKWCQDHDVKMALTDVWQDGGAGGEALAEEVLKVMEEPNNFAPIYEVEQSVEEKLTAIVQKVYGGTGVLFTDQAKKDLAEIKKNGWDLLPVCMAKTQYSFSDDPKKLGRPIDFTITIRNILPKLGAGFLVCLTGDIMTMPGLPKKPAALNMDVDSAGNAKGLM, via the coding sequence ATGCAACCAATTGAAAACATAGCAGACAAAGCAGGAATTCCATTGGATGCGTTAGAGCGATATGGTAAATACAAAGCGAAGATCAATGTAGACCTCATTCCAAAAAACACTTCACAAGCGAAAGTCGTACTTGTAACTGCTACGAGTCCAACACCAGCAGGAGAAGGGAAATCGACAGTGACAGTAGGTCTTGGTGATGCACTTTCCCGTTTAGGTAAGAAAACAATGATTGCATTGCGTGAACCGTCGTTAGGGCCGGTAATGGGTGTCAAAGGTGGAGCGACGGGTGGCGGCTTCTCTCAAGTACTGCCTATGGAAGACATCAATTTGCACTTCACTGGAGACCTTCATGCCATTACAACGGTTAATAATGCATTGAGCGCGATGATCGATAACCATTTGCATCAGGGAAATATGTTACACATCGATCCTCGCCGCATTACATGGAAACGCGTCATGGATATGAATGACCGTGCGCTTCGTCATGTGACGATTGGGTTAGGTGGGCCATCACAAGGCGTGCCACGGGAAGAGGGTTTTGATATTACAGTAGCGTCCGAAATTATGGCTGTATTCTGTCTGGCGACTAGCTTACAAGACTTGAAAGAGCGCTTGTCCGAAATTGTGATTGGCTATACGTATGAAAAAGAAGCTGTGACTGTGCGTGATTTAGGCGTAGAGGGTGCGTTGACGCTTCTGCTTAAAGATGCATTCAAACCAAATCTCGTTCAAACGATCGAAGGCACACCCGCTCTAATTCACGGTGGACCATTTGCAAATATTGCGCACGGCTGTAACTCGTTGATCGCAACAAATACAGCGCGTAATCTGGCTGACTATGTCGTGACAGAAGCAGGGTTTGGATCAGATTTAGGTGCAGAAAAGTTTATGGATATTAAAGCGCGCATCGGTAAATTCCAGCCGGATGCAATCGTTCTTGTGACAACGATTCGTGCACTTAAAATGCATGGCGGAGTAGCGAAGCAGGAATTAAAAGCGGAGAATAGTCAAGCTGTAGAAAAAGGTTTAGTTAATTTGGAAAAGCATATTGAGACGATTCTATCGTTCGGCGTGCAACCTGTCGTCGCGCTTAATCATTTTGTAGGGGACTCTGATAGTGAATTGCAGATAGTCCAGAAGTGGTGTCAGGACCATGACGTAAAAATGGCTTTAACGGATGTATGGCAAGACGGTGGAGCAGGCGGAGAAGCATTGGCGGAAGAAGTCTTAAAAGTGATGGAAGAGCCAAATAATTTCGCGCCAATTTATGAAGTAGAGCAATCAGTAGAAGAAAAACTCACAGCGATTGTTCAAAAAGTATATGGTGGCACAGGCGTTTTATTTACCGATCAGGCAAAGAAAGATTTAGCGGAAATCAAAAAGAATGGCTGGGATCTGTTGCCGGTCTGTATGGCGAAGACGCAGTACTCGTTTTCTGATGACCCAAAAAAGTTAGGACGTCCAATAGACTTTACGATCACCATCCGCAATATTTTGCCGAAACTTGGTGCAGGTTTCTTAGTTTGTTTGACAGGCGATATTATGACGATGCCTGGTTTACCAAAAAAACCAGCAGCGCTCAATATGGATGTCGATTCGGCTGGTAATGCGAAAGGGTTAATGTAA
- a CDS encoding zinc-binding dehydrogenase — protein MKAFVHENGELHYTDIADPSARNGEVIVALKTAGLNRRDTAIPKRRGDAKEPLVLGSDGAGTIESIGEGVTGWNVGDEVIINPSLRWFEESDAPPAEFDILGMPDHGTFAEKICISSEQLEKKPTHLTWNESAVLALAGLTGYRALVTRGQIEEGQTVFIPGAGSGVATYMIQFAKKMGARVIVTSRSEEKRNHAMNIGADIAIDTNSDWPTELKDERVDLVIESVGRATFNRSLEILKKGGRIVVFGATTEDTVELNLRDFFYGQYSLLGTTMGSREEFRDMLALVEEHQLHPVIDSVIPLEKTSEAFTMLDDSVQFGKIVLAISK, from the coding sequence TTGAAAGCATTCGTTCATGAAAATGGTGAGCTGCACTATACAGATATCGCCGATCCCTCAGCTAGAAACGGTGAAGTAATTGTCGCATTGAAAACAGCAGGATTAAATCGACGTGATACGGCTATACCCAAACGACGTGGAGACGCTAAAGAACCACTGGTATTAGGGTCAGACGGCGCAGGCACGATTGAATCAATCGGAGAAGGTGTAACTGGTTGGAACGTAGGCGACGAAGTCATAATTAATCCTTCCCTTCGCTGGTTTGAAGAAAGCGACGCGCCTCCAGCTGAATTTGATATTCTAGGTATGCCGGATCATGGTACATTTGCTGAGAAGATTTGCATATCCTCAGAACAGTTAGAGAAAAAGCCGACACATCTCACATGGAATGAATCTGCAGTTCTCGCTCTAGCGGGACTTACAGGTTATCGGGCACTAGTGACGAGGGGCCAAATAGAAGAAGGGCAAACCGTCTTTATTCCTGGAGCAGGAAGTGGAGTCGCGACCTATATGATTCAATTTGCAAAGAAAATGGGAGCGCGTGTTATCGTGACGTCTAGAAGTGAAGAGAAAAGAAATCACGCAATGAACATCGGTGCGGATATAGCAATCGATACGAATAGCGATTGGCCTACAGAACTAAAAGATGAACGTGTGGATCTTGTGATTGAGAGTGTGGGAAGGGCAACATTCAATCGTTCTCTTGAAATTCTTAAAAAAGGTGGTCGGATCGTAGTATTTGGTGCCACAACAGAAGATACCGTCGAACTGAACTTACGTGATTTCTTTTATGGTCAGTATTCGTTACTAGGCACTACAATGGGAAGTCGGGAAGAATTTCGGGATATGTTAGCGTTAGTTGAAGAGCATCAACTCCATCCTGTTATTGATTCAGTGATTCCTCTTGAAAAAACAAGTGAGGCATTTACTATGCTGGATGACAGTGTACAATTTGGTAAAATCGTTTTAGCTATTTCGAAATAA
- a CDS encoding helix-turn-helix domain-containing protein, with the protein MNEWSKDDFGLRLKALRERRGLSMMAFGAAIGTSASRIKDWERGKNAPSAAWIAKISERFSVSTDELIMGEVTFTPYFKATGNTVESLYDRLRETMNVESSGKWPTEIDELYAEIDAVNKEKYRSGKGRRSAEKELMELAIRLPKKDVLELLELAKYKRRTL; encoded by the coding sequence TTGAACGAATGGAGCAAGGATGATTTTGGATTGCGTTTAAAGGCACTGAGAGAACGTCGAGGACTATCGATGATGGCATTTGGAGCGGCAATTGGCACATCAGCTAGTCGAATTAAAGATTGGGAGCGTGGTAAGAACGCACCATCTGCTGCATGGATCGCTAAAATTTCCGAGCGTTTTTCTGTTTCTACCGACGAGCTGATTATGGGTGAAGTAACATTTACTCCGTATTTCAAAGCGACAGGTAATACAGTAGAATCACTTTATGATCGTCTTCGTGAAACGATGAATGTCGAATCCTCTGGTAAATGGCCAACAGAAATTGATGAGCTATATGCAGAAATCGACGCAGTGAATAAAGAGAAGTACCGAAGCGGAAAAGGACGTCGATCGGCTGAGAAAGAACTAATGGAGTTAGCGATCCGTCTTCCTAAGAAAGATGTACTAGAATTACTTGAACTGGCTAAATATAAAAGACGCACACTATAA
- a CDS encoding dUTP diphosphatase, translating into MKLHQLFEMQRALDTYIQKNHQTKETFTERGLALIVELSELANETRCFKFWSTKGPSADHVILEEYVDSIHFLLSLGIEKSFDGLEEWPTRDVKEQNLTQQFIQTGQSIYTFLDSLTFEDYKEIWVNYGALANTLGFTEDQIIQAYIDKNEENYARQRSGY; encoded by the coding sequence TTGAAATTACATCAACTATTTGAAATGCAAAGAGCGCTCGATACATATATTCAAAAAAATCATCAAACGAAGGAAACATTTACTGAAAGAGGTTTGGCATTAATCGTCGAACTTTCTGAGTTGGCTAACGAAACACGTTGTTTTAAATTCTGGAGCACAAAAGGTCCTTCAGCAGACCATGTCATTTTAGAAGAGTATGTGGATTCTATCCATTTCTTATTATCTTTAGGAATTGAAAAAAGCTTTGATGGATTGGAAGAATGGCCAACACGTGATGTTAAAGAGCAAAATCTTACACAACAGTTTATTCAAACGGGTCAATCTATTTATACATTCTTGGATTCATTAACATTTGAAGATTATAAAGAGATCTGGGTGAATTATGGAGCACTTGCGAATACGCTCGGTTTTACTGAAGATCAAATTATTCAAGCATATATTGATAAAAATGAAGAAAATTACGCACGTCAAAGAAGCGGCTATTAA
- a CDS encoding sigma-w pathway protein ysdB produces MVLLIRVFIIALVIYLFYVGIRYLTDAKRKLDEAYEKEHYYFYDDLKNIRKNFFITYKGAMFEGEKYLGTTTDSFDVVSIFIWVKNEANLQGMTKEDFLFLESEVRTNYPHAEINWKNPIEQLMKS; encoded by the coding sequence ATGGTTTTATTGATCCGCGTCTTTATTATAGCATTGGTTATTTATTTATTTTATGTCGGCATTCGCTATTTGACAGATGCTAAGCGAAAGCTGGACGAAGCGTATGAAAAAGAACACTATTATTTTTATGATGACTTGAAAAATATCCGTAAAAATTTCTTTATTACGTATAAAGGTGCGATGTTTGAAGGTGAGAAATATCTAGGCACCACAACTGATTCCTTTGATGTAGTTTCCATTTTCATTTGGGTGAAAAATGAAGCGAATTTACAAGGAATGACGAAAGAAGATTTTCTTTTTCTCGAATCTGAAGTTCGGACGAATTATCCTCATGCTGAAATCAACTGGAAGAACCCAATTGAACAATTAATGAAATCTTGA
- a CDS encoding DUF1294 domain-containing protein: MAQTLLIYMVILSLWAFGAMGYDKRQAKKKQQRVPERNLWLLALLGGGVGAYFGMQFFHHKTRKTHFRIGFLLLMMIDIVLLLAVYGVKLPTAITF; this comes from the coding sequence ATGGCACAAACTCTATTGATTTATATGGTCATCCTATCACTCTGGGCATTTGGGGCAATGGGATACGATAAACGACAAGCTAAAAAGAAACAGCAACGTGTGCCTGAAAGAAATTTATGGTTATTGGCACTGCTTGGTGGTGGAGTGGGTGCGTACTTTGGTATGCAATTCTTTCATCACAAAACAAGAAAGACCCATTTCCGTATTGGGTTTCTACTTCTGATGATGATCGACATCGTGCTGTTACTAGCGGTATATGGTGTAAAATTACCAACTGCTATTACATTTTAA
- the rplT gene encoding 50S ribosomal protein L20 produces MPRVKGGTVTRKRHKKVLKLAKGYFGSKHRLYKVANQQVMKSYNYAYRDRRNKKRDFRRLWITRINAAARVNGISYSTLMHGLKVAGIDVNRKMLAELAVTDASAFAQLAETAKKSVAK; encoded by the coding sequence ATGCCACGCGTAAAAGGTGGAACAGTAACGCGCAAGCGTCATAAAAAAGTATTGAAATTAGCAAAAGGTTATTTCGGTTCAAAACATAGACTTTATAAGGTAGCAAACCAACAGGTAATGAAATCTTATAACTATGCTTACCGTGATCGTCGTAACAAAAAACGTGACTTCCGTAGACTATGGATTACACGTATCAACGCGGCTGCTCGTGTGAATGGTATTTCATACAGCACATTAATGCACGGCTTGAAAGTAGCTGGCATCGATGTTAACCGTAAGATGCTTGCAGAACTTGCAGTGACAGATGCATCAGCATTTGCACAACTTGCAGAGACAGCAAAAAAATCTGTAGCAAAATAA
- the rpmI gene encoding 50S ribosomal protein L35, which produces MPKMKTHRGSAKRFKRTGSGKLKRGRAYTSHLFANKSTKAKRHLRKSSLVSSGDYKRIREMLTNMK; this is translated from the coding sequence ATGCCAAAAATGAAAACTCACCGCGGTTCCGCGAAACGTTTCAAAAGAACTGGATCTGGTAAATTAAAACGTGGCCGTGCTTACACAAGTCACCTATTTGCTAACAAATCTACGAAGGCTAAGCGTCACTTACGTAAGTCTTCACTAGTTTCTTCAGGCGATTACAAGCGTATTCGCGAAATGCTAACAAACATGAAGTAA
- the infC gene encoding translation initiation factor IF-3, protein MYVNDGIRARELRLIDHNGEQLGIKTRNEALEIAAQANLDLVLVAPQAKPPVARVMDHGKFKFEQQKKEREVRKNQKIINVKEVRLSPTIDEHDFQTKLRNGIKFLENGDKVKASIRFRGRAITHKEIGQRVLDRFAEACKEVATVEVKPKMEGRSMFLILAPLAEKQ, encoded by the coding sequence ATGTACGTAAATGATGGTATCAGAGCACGTGAGTTGCGATTAATCGATCACAACGGCGAACAACTCGGTATCAAAACACGTAATGAAGCTTTAGAAATTGCTGCTCAAGCAAACCTGGACTTAGTTCTTGTTGCTCCACAAGCGAAGCCCCCAGTAGCTCGTGTTATGGACCATGGAAAGTTCAAGTTCGAACAGCAAAAGAAAGAGCGTGAAGTACGTAAGAACCAAAAGATCATCAACGTAAAAGAAGTTCGACTTAGCCCTACAATTGATGAGCATGATTTCCAAACGAAACTTCGTAACGGAATCAAGTTCCTTGAAAATGGGGATAAGGTGAAAGCTTCGATTCGTTTCCGCGGTCGTGCGATTACGCATAAAGAAATTGGCCAACGAGTACTTGATCGCTTTGCAGAAGCTTGCAAAGAAGTAGCAACTGTTGAAGTTAAACCCAAAATGGAAGGTCGGAGCATGTTCTTAATACTTGCCCCACTTGCCGAGAAACAGTAA
- the thrS gene encoding threonine--tRNA ligase encodes MPENIHLTFPDGAVKEFEDGVTTEEIAGSISPGLRKSALAGKIGDQLIDLKSPIHADGDISIITPTSDEALEILRHSTAHLLAQAVKRKFPDAKLGIGPTIENGFYYDIDSPTPITAEDLPELEKEMKRIIGENLPIIRHDVSRAEAEKRFKEIDDEYKLELLEAIPEDQQVSIYEQGEFFDLCRGIHVPSTGKLKEFKLLSIAGAYWRGNSDNKMLQRIYGTAFFKKDELKEHLRMLEEAKERDHRKIGKELNLFTNSQKVGQGLPLWLPKGATIRRVVERYIVDKEERLGYQHVYTPVLGSVELYKTSGHWDHYQDGMFPTMSMDNEDLVLRPMNCPHHMMIYKNGIHSYRNLPLRLAELGTMHRYEMSGALSGLQRVRGMTLNDAHIFVRPDQIKEEFKRVVLLIIEVYKDFNIKDYSFRLSYRDPEDTTKYFDDDEMWERAQAMLKEAMDEMGLPYTEEEGEAAFYGPKLDVQVKTAIGMEETLSTAQLDFLLPERFDLTYIGEDGKQHRPVVIHRGVVSTMERFVAFLIEEYKGAFPTWLAPIQVELIPVSPDVHFDYAEDVKEKLIMAGFRVDVDSRDEKIGYKIREAQVQKVPYMLVLGDREMEAGEVNVRKYGEQNSESMSFDAFLELIKKDVKKD; translated from the coding sequence ATGCCAGAAAATATTCATTTAACATTTCCAGATGGAGCAGTAAAAGAATTTGAAGACGGTGTTACTACAGAAGAAATTGCAGGCTCCATCAGTCCTGGATTGCGTAAAAGCGCATTGGCAGGGAAAATCGGAGATCAGCTGATCGATTTGAAATCACCAATCCATGCAGATGGAGATATTAGTATCATTACTCCAACTTCAGATGAAGCATTGGAAATTCTGCGCCATAGTACGGCTCACCTTTTAGCACAAGCCGTCAAACGCAAATTCCCGGATGCGAAACTTGGAATAGGTCCTACTATCGAAAATGGGTTCTATTATGATATCGATTCACCTACACCCATCACAGCAGAAGATCTACCAGAATTAGAAAAAGAAATGAAACGCATCATTGGCGAAAACTTGCCGATCATTCGTCACGATGTATCGCGTGCAGAAGCCGAAAAGCGCTTTAAAGAAATTGACGATGAATACAAATTGGAACTTCTTGAAGCGATTCCTGAAGATCAACAAGTGTCGATCTATGAACAAGGTGAATTTTTCGACTTATGCCGTGGTATCCATGTCCCGTCTACAGGTAAACTAAAAGAATTTAAATTGTTAAGCATTGCCGGCGCTTATTGGAGAGGGAACTCTGATAACAAAATGCTTCAACGTATTTACGGAACAGCTTTCTTCAAAAAAGACGAGCTAAAAGAACACTTGCGTATGCTCGAAGAAGCGAAAGAACGAGATCACCGTAAAATCGGTAAAGAACTGAATCTCTTTACGAACTCACAAAAAGTCGGACAAGGTCTTCCGCTCTGGTTGCCAAAAGGCGCTACAATTCGACGCGTAGTAGAGCGTTATATTGTGGATAAAGAAGAAAGACTAGGCTATCAGCACGTCTATACTCCGGTACTTGGAAGTGTAGAGCTCTACAAAACGTCAGGTCACTGGGATCACTATCAAGATGGCATGTTCCCAACAATGAGCATGGACAACGAAGATCTGGTTTTACGTCCAATGAACTGCCCTCATCACATGATGATTTACAAAAATGGGATTCATTCGTACCGTAACTTGCCTCTTCGTTTGGCAGAACTCGGCACTATGCACCGCTATGAAATGTCCGGAGCGCTTTCCGGTCTTCAGCGCGTACGTGGAATGACATTGAACGATGCGCATATCTTCGTGCGGCCTGATCAGATTAAAGAAGAGTTTAAACGTGTCGTCTTGTTGATCATCGAAGTGTATAAAGACTTCAATATTAAAGATTATTCATTCCGTCTATCGTATCGCGATCCTGAAGATACAACGAAATACTTTGATGACGATGAAATGTGGGAACGCGCACAAGCTATGTTAAAAGAAGCGATGGATGAGATGGGGCTTCCGTATACAGAAGAAGAAGGCGAGGCAGCATTCTACGGTCCGAAATTGGATGTACAAGTAAAAACAGCGATTGGAATGGAAGAAACACTTTCCACTGCACAACTGGACTTCTTATTACCTGAGCGCTTCGACCTCACGTATATCGGAGAAGACGGCAAGCAACATCGTCCAGTCGTAATCCATAGAGGCGTTGTGTCAACAATGGAACGATTTGTTGCCTTCTTAATTGAAGAATACAAAGGAGCTTTCCCAACATGGTTAGCACCAATTCAGGTAGAACTTATCCCAGTATCACCTGACGTTCACTTTGATTATGCAGAGGACGTAAAAGAGAAACTGATAATGGCTGGGTTCCGAGTAGATGTGGACAGCCGAGACGAGAAGATTGGTTATAAGATCCGTGAAGCACAAGTACAAAAGGTTCCTTATATGCTTGTTCTAGGAGATCGTGAAATGGAAGCCGGCGAAGTCAATGTTCGTAAATACGGTGAACAAAATTCTGAAAGCATGTCATTCGACGCGTTCCTTGAGTTAATTAAAAAAGACGTGAAGAAAGACTAA